From Cannabis sativa cultivar Pink pepper isolate KNU-18-1 chromosome 8, ASM2916894v1, whole genome shotgun sequence, a single genomic window includes:
- the LOC133030665 gene encoding uncharacterized protein LOC133030665 — protein MADRRLTSRRSSSAVIDHHHHRDQKKSSSSSDHKVVEVIHRRTIQVQTVVEDRYKISSSSSSSSSSTSRPSNHSSTSRSSSSHHHNLSSYNNNKAISVSSSSGATRASSSGVQHHHHHQQQQIVKQKAIAISSQNHYSSKNSTQHHHHDQQKSINHSSSKHHHEHKSSSSSSKNNQQAMITSASASASTHKNNNKQVSEFKVGGFSVLRFETFK, from the coding sequence ATGGCTGATAGAAGACTTACTTCGAGAAGAAGTAGTAGTGCTGTTAtcgatcatcatcatcatcgtgATCAAAagaaatcatcatcatcatcagaccACAAAGTTGTGGAAGTGATTCATCGTCGAACCATACAAGTTCAAACTGTCGTTGAAGATCGGTATAAaatatcatcatcatcttcttcttcttcttcttctacttcACGACCTAGTAATCATTCTTCTACATCACGATCATCGTCATCACATCATCATAATTTGTCgtcttataataataataaggcaaTAAGTGTAAGTAGTAGTAGTGGTGCTACTAGGGCTTCTAGTAGCGGTGTACagcaccatcatcatcatcaacaacaacaaattGTGAAACAAAAAGCTATAGCAATAAGTTCACAAAATCACTACTCCTCCAAAAATAGTACacaacatcatcatcatgaTCAACAAAAGTCGATCAATCATTCGAGCTCCAAACATCATCATGAACATAAATCATCTTCTTCATCGTCTAAGAATAATCAACAAGCCATGATCACTAGTGCTTCTGCTTCTGCTTCCAcgcataaaaataataataaacaagtTTCGGAATTCAAAGTAGGTGGCTTCAGCGTACTTCGTTTTGAAACATTTAAGTGA
- the LOC133030666 gene encoding uncharacterized protein LOC133030666, producing the protein MASGDSSIRPTIREVSACESLRKATHKNSLVDNNIPQPDSSSSSIRPSIRRVFVGKTLQKTTHKNSLVDDSTRPQLDSSSSSSIRPSIRRVSAGESLRTTHKDSLILEEDNNVRGKQHPFPSNPNSSSSSSIRPSIRRVSLSSSSSSHSKHNSSLSSHHHSLPGKERHIRENLVDIKIAGYSLLRIDKH; encoded by the exons ATGGCGAGTGGCGACTCATCGATCCGGCCAACCATAAGAGAAGTTTCGGCTTGTGAAAGCCTTCGAAAGGCTACTCACAAGAACTCATTGGTAGATAATAATATCCCTCAACCCGACTCGTCCTCCTCATCAATTCGGCCAAGCATAAGAAGAGTTTTTGtcggtaaaaccctacaaaagacTACTCACAAGAACTCATTGGTAGATGATAGTACCCGGCCTCAACTCGACTCGTCCTCCTCATCATCAATTCGACCAAGCATAAGAAGAGTTTCTGCCGGTGAAAGTCTCCGAACTACTCACAAGGATTCGTTGATCCTCGAAGAAGATAATAATGTTCGAGGAAAACAACATCCTTTTCCTTCTAACCCTAactcatcatcttcatcatcaattCGGCCAAGCATACGAAGAGTTTCG ttatcatcatcatcatcatctcatTCCAAACATAACTCTTCACTTTCTTCTCATCATCATTCATTGCCAGGAAAAGAAAGGCACATAAGAGAAAATTTGGTGGACATAAAAATAGCCGGATATAGTTTATTGCGCATAGATAAACATTAG